One segment of Phragmites australis chromosome 13, lpPhrAust1.1, whole genome shotgun sequence DNA contains the following:
- the LOC133888780 gene encoding L-type lectin-domain containing receptor kinase SIT2-like — MGSLRFILLPCFLLAVVCFDHAAVLAADEFTYNGFGSAGLTLDGMSVVAPNGLLVLSNGTNQMAGHAFHHQPLRLRDGAGGAVRSFSAAFVFAIVSNFTVLSDNGMAFLVAPSTRLSTFNAGQYLGILNVSDNGKADNRVFFVELDTMLNPEFQDMNSNHLGVNVNSMKSLQNHSAGYYDDATGAFNNLSLISRQPMQVWVDYDGATTQLDVTMAPLGVLKPKKPLISAPVNLSAVVTDTAYIGFSAATGVVYTRHYVLGWSFAVNGAAPLLDTSKLPALPRFGPKPRSKVLEIVLPIATAAFVLALLIGVFLFVRRRMRYAEVREDWEVEFGPHRFSYKELYQATKGFKNKQLLGTGGFGRVYKGVLPKSKLEIAVKRVSHDSKQGMKEFIAEVVSIGHLRHRNLVQLLGYCRRQGELLLVYDYMSNGSLDKYLYDNKKPVLDWDQRFQIIKGIASGLLYLHEDWEKVVIHRDIKASNVLLDGDMNGRLGDFGLARLYDHSVDPQTTHVVGTMGYLAPELLRTGKATPVTDVFSFGVFVLEVTCGRRPLQCIAPDDQNVLLDWVQDHERKGAALDTVDSRLCGKYDADEARMAIKLGLMCAHPLPDARPSMRQVVQYLVGDAPMPEVAPTYVSYTMLALMQNDGFDSFVMSFPSMATSSVRPVSSGFSAVSGLSGGR; from the coding sequence ATGGGGTCTCTCCGCTTCATCCTCCTTCCATGCTTCCTCCTCGCGGTCGTTTGCTTTGACCACGCGGCCGTGCTCGCCGCCGACGAGTTCACCTACAATGGCTTCGGCAGCGCCGGCCTCACGCTCGACGGCATGTCCGTCGTGGCGCCGAACGGCCTCCTGGTGCTCAGCAACGGCACCAACCAGATGGCCGGCCACGCGTTCCACCATCAGCCGCTCCGCTTGCGGGACGGCGCGGGGGGCGCCGTCCGGTCCTTCTCAGCCGCGTTCGTCTTCGCCATCGTGTCCAACTTCACCGTGCTGAGCGACAACGGCATGGCATTCCTGGTCGCGCCCAGCACCAGGCTCTCCACCTTCAACGCCGGCCAGTACCTCGGCATCCTCAACGTCAGCGACAACGGCAAGGCCGACAACCGCGTCTTCTTCGTCGAGCTCGACACCATGCTCAACCCGGAGTTCCAGGACATGAACAGCAACCACCTCGGCGTGAACGTCAACAGCATGAAGTCCCTGCAGAACCACAGCGCCGGGTACTACGACGACGCCACGGGGGCGTTCAACAACCTGAGCCTCATCAGCCGCCAGCCCATGCAGGTCTGGGTCGACTACGACGGCGCCACCACGCAGCTCGACGTGACGATGGCGCCCCTGGGCGTGCTCAAGCCCAAGAAGCCCCTCATCTCCGCGCCGGTCAACCTCTCGGCGGTCGTGACCGACACGGCCTACATCGGGTTCTCGGCGGCCACCGGCGTCGTCTACACGCGGCACTACGTTCTTGGCTGGAGCTTCGCCGTGAACGGCGCGGCCCCGCTGCTGGACACCTCGAAGCTTCCAGCTCTGCCGCGGTTCGGGCCGAAGCCCCGGTCCAAGGTGCTGGAGATCGTGCTCCCGATCGCCACCGCGGCGTTCGTCCTGGCGCTCCTCATCGGCGTCTTCCTGTTCGTGCGGAGGCGGATGAGGTACGCCGAGGTGCGCGAGGACTGGGAGGTGGAGTTCGGCCCACACCGCTTCTCGTACAAAGAGCTCTACCAGGCCACCAAGGGCTTCAAGAACAAGCAGCTTCTGGGCACCGGTGGCTTCGGGAGGGTGTACAAGGGCGTCCTCCCAAAGTCCAAGCTTGAGATCGCCGTGAAGAGGGTGTCGCACGACTCGAAGCAGGGGATGAAGGAGTTCATCGCCGAGGTTGTCAGCATCGGGCACCTCCGACACCGGAACCTCGTGCAGCTGCTCGGATACTGCCGGCGGCAAGGGGAGCTGCTCTTGGTGTACGACTACATGTCGAACGGCAGCCTCGACAAATACCTCTACGACAACAAGAAGCCTGTTCTCGATTGGGATCAGAGATTTCAGATCATCAAGGGCATCGCGTCCGGCCTATTGTACCTCCACGAGGACTGGGAGAAAGTCGTCATCCACCGGGACATCAAGGCCAGCAACGTGCTCCTCGACGGCGACATGAACGGCAGGCTGGGCGATTTCGGCCTCGCGAGGCTGTACGACCACAGCGTTGACCCGCAGACGACGCACGTCGTCGGCACCATGGGGTACCTCGCCCCGGAGCTGCTGCGCACGGGCAAGGCGACGCCGGTCACCGACGTGTTTTCCTTCGGCGTGTTCGTGCTGGAGGTCACCTGCGGGCGCCGCCCGCTCCAGTGCATCGCGCCCGACGACCAAAACGTGCTGCTAGACTGGGTGCAGGATCACGAGCGCAAGGGCGCGGCCCTCGACACGGTGGACTCGCGCCTGTGCGGCAAGTACGACGCCGACGAGGCCCGGATGGCGATTAAGCTGGGTCTCATGTGCGCGCACCCCTTACCCGACGCGCGCCCCAGCATGCGCCAGGTCGTGCAGTACCTGGTGGGCGACGCCCCGATGCCGGAGGTGGCGCCGACGTACGTGAGCTACACCATGCTGGCGCTGATGCAGAACGACGGGTTCGACTCGTTCGTCATGTCGTTCCCGTCCATGGCCACATCGAGCGTCAGGCCCGTCTCCAGCGGCTTCTCTGCCGTGTCCGGCCTCTCCGGCGGAAGGTGA
- the LOC133888782 gene encoding salutaridine reductase-like, producing MEAAVSNPSSKRIALVTGGNKGVGLETCRQLASRGLRVVLTARNEARGLEAVEALGRSSGDADVIFHQLDVTDPSSTARLADFVRDQFGRLDILINNAGISGVDRDPVLVARVKDKVEGMDVNQRVEWMRENSKETYEEAKECTRTNYHGAKNVTEALLPLLQLSSSGRIVNVSSGFGLLRNFNSEELRKEFDDIDNLTEKRLDELLDLFLEDFKANLLEAHGWPTDGSSAYKVAKAALNAYTRILAKKYPALRINCLTPGYVKTDMSMHMGVLTPEEGASNPVKVALLPDDCPTGAYFDLNGEVSSV from the exons ATGGAGGCGGCCGTTTCGAATCCCTCGAGCAAGAG GATCGCGCTGGTCACCGGAGGGAACAAGGGGGTCGGGCTGGAGACGTGCAGGCAGCTGGCGTCCAGGGGGCTCAGGGTCGTTCTCACGGCGAGGAATGAGGCTAGGGGGTTGGAAGCGGTCGAGGCACTCGGACGCTCCAGCGGCGACGCCGATGTTATCTTTCACCAGCTTGATGTCACCGACCCCTCCAGCACCGCCCGGCTCGCGGATTTCGTCAGGGATCAGTTCGGGAGGCTTGATATCCTG ATCAATAATGCGGGGATTTCAGGTGTTGACCGTGATCCAGTTTTAGTTGCCAGAGTCAAGGATAAG GTTGAAGGCATGGATGTAAATCAGAGAGTTGAATGGATGAgagaaaattcaaaagagaCATACGAGGAAGCCAAAGAATGTACGAGGACTAACTATCATGGTGCCAAGAATGTCACGGAGGCACTGCTTCCTCTTCTTCAGTTATCCTCCTCTGGAAGAATTGTCAATGTTTCTTCAGGCTTTGGACTGCTGAGA AACTTCAATAGTGAAGAACTTAGGAAGGAATTTGATGACATTGACAACCTTACTGAAAAGAGACTGGATGAGCTATTGGATTTGTTCCTAGAAGATTTCAAGGCCAACTTACTAGAGGCACATGGGTGGCCAACGGATGGATCTTCAGCCTACAAAGTTGCCAAAGCCGCCCTTAATGCATACACAAGGATTCTTGCCAAGAAGTACCCTGCACTCCGTATCAACTGTTTGACACCTGGTTATGTCAAGACCGACATGTCCATGCACATGGGAGTGTTGACTCCTGAGGAGGGTGCTAGCAACCCTGTAAAGGTTGCTCTCTTGCCCGACGATTGCCCAACTGGTGCTTATTTTGATCTGAACGGTGAGGTGTCTTCTGTGTGA
- the LOC133888781 gene encoding (+)-neomenthol dehydrogenase-like isoform X2, whose product MEGAISNPPNTRIAVVTGGNKGIGLEVCRQLAGNDVTVVLTARDETRGTAAVEKLRELGLSNIIFHQLEITDATSIARLADFLKTRFGKLDILVNNAALGGIEYVRDPVYGSAREEELSGMDMDQRLGWLWENCRETYETAKEGLRTNYYGTKHVVEALLPLLQASTDGRIVNVSSHFGQLRLFRNEELKQELNDIDNLTEERLDELLDMFLKDFKAGTVESRGWPMAFSAYKVAKAAMNAYSRILARRHSELRINCAHPGYVKTHMTINSGLLTPEEGGSRVVAVALLPEGAATGAFFEDFKESSFV is encoded by the exons ATGGAGGGCGCCATTTCCAATCCCCCGAACACAAG GATTGCCGTGGTCACCGGCGGGAACAAAGGGATCGGGCTAGAGGTGTGCCGGCAGCTGGCCGGCAACGACGTCACCGTCGTCCTAACAGCCAGGGACGAGACGAGGGGCACAGCGGCCGTCGAGAAGCTCAGAGAGCTGGGGCTCTCCAACATCATTTTCCATCAGCTGGAGATCACCGATGCCACGAGCATCGCTCGGTTGGCGGATTTCTTGAAGACCCGTTTCGGGAAGCTAGACATTCTG GTGAATAATGCCGCACTTGGTGGAATTGAGTACGTCCGCGATCCTGTTTACGGTTCAGCGAGAGAGGAAGAG TTGAGTGGCATGGATATGGATCAGAGACTGGGATGGTTGTGGGAAAATTGCCGGGAGACCTATGAAACTGCGAAAGAAGGCCTACGGACAAACTACTACGGCACAAAGCATGTAGTCGAAGCCTTGCTGCCTCTGCTGCAAGCCTCCACTGATGGAAGGATAGTTAATGTCTCCTCCCACTTCGGGCAGCTAAGG CTTTTCAGAAACGAGGAGCTGAAGCAGGAGCTAAACGACATTGATAACCTCACCGAGGAGAGGTTGGACGAGCTGCTGGACATGTTCCTGAAGGACTTcaaggccggcacggtggagtcACGCGGGTGGCCGATGGCGTTCTCGGCATACAAGGTGGCCAAGGCGGCCATGAACGCGTACTCGAGGATCCTGGCGAGGAGGCACTCCGAGCTGCGCATCAACTGTGCACATCCTGGCTACGTCAAGACCCATATGACCATAAACTCGGGGTTGTTGACGCCAGAGGAAGGTGGGAGCAGGGTTGTAGCGGTGGCACTGCTCCCGGAAGGTGCGGCGACCGGCGCGTTCTTTGAAGACTTCAAGGAGTCGTCGTTCGTGTGA